A region of Panicum virgatum strain AP13 chromosome 8N, P.virgatum_v5, whole genome shotgun sequence DNA encodes the following proteins:
- the LOC120684779 gene encoding uncharacterized protein LOC120684779, which yields MGLNYMSLLTPSKAPFYGIVPGNSSTPIGSVTLPVTFGTEKNFRTEHIKFEVADFQSSYHAILGRPALAKFMAVLHYVYLLLKMSGNTGDLSLRGNLLKSFECDKEAIIQAFSIRMPSSVSEILVAAKELSLDNKDFVPSKRPSQSSVKPTSDVGTKTIQLQEGDESKTAIICTGLGDK from the coding sequence ATGGGTCTCAACTACATGAGCCTGCTCACTCCCAGCAAGGCTCCCTTTTACGGCATCGTCCCAGGAAATTCCTCTACACCAATTGGATCAGTTACCTTACCGGTCACCTTTGGTACAGAGAAAAACTTTCGGACGGAGCacatcaagttcgaagtagccgacttccaaTCTTCTTACCATGCCATCTTGGGAAGGCCAGCACTGGCCAAATTCATGGCCGTACTCCACTATGTCTACTTACTCCTCAAGATGTCAGGCAACACAGGGGATCTCTCCTTACGTGGAAACTTGCTCAAATCTTTTGAGTGTGACAAAGAGGCAATCATCCAAGCCTTCAGCATCCGGATGCCGAGCTCTGTGAGTGAGATTCTAGTAGCTGCTAAGGAGCTATCCCTCGACAACAAGGATTTTGTCCCCTCTAAGAGGCCAAGCCAGTCCTCGGTCAAGCCGACCAGCGACGTGGGCACAAAGACAATTCAATTGCAAGAAGGAGATGAGTCCAAGACTGCTATCATTTGCACTGGGCTAGGCGATAAATAG